In Mobula birostris isolate sMobBir1 chromosome 15, sMobBir1.hap1, whole genome shotgun sequence, the following proteins share a genomic window:
- the LOC140210268 gene encoding chymotrypsinogen 2-like — protein sequence MAFLWLLSCFAFFGVTYGCGSPAITPVLSGYSRIVNGEEAVPGSWPWQISLQTDSGWHFCGGSLINENWVVTAAHCEVSTNDFAIVGAYDKSSKTEASQKSMPIAKVITHPKWNPSTINYDVSVVKLATPVQFNSHVSPVCLAAVSDNYPAGMMCVTTGWGRTRAYPAERPNKLQQAPLPLLSNVNCRNYWGSSVTDVMICAGAAGASSCMGDSGGPLVCQKDNVWNLVGIVSWGSGYCSTSTPGVYARVTELRDWIDSTIADN from the exons ATGGCGTTTCTCTGGCTTCTCTCCTGCTTCGCTTTCTTTGGAGTCACCTATG GCTGCGGATCTCCAGCCATCACCCCGGTTTTGTCAGGCTACAGTCGAATTGTCAATGGTGAAGAGGCTGTTCCAGGatcctggccctggcagattTCCCTGCAG ACTGACTCTGGTTGGCATTTCTGCGGTGGTTCCTTGATCAATGAAAACTGGGTTGTCACCGCTGCACATTGTGAAGTGAG TACGAACGACTTTGCTATTGTTGGTGCCTATGACAAAAGCTCAAAAACTGAAGCCAGCCAGAAATCCATGCCCATTGCTAAG GTCATTACACACCCCAAGTGGAACCCATCCACCATTAATTATGATGTTTCTGTGGTGAAGCTTGCAACCCCCGTTCAGTTCAACAGTCATGTGTCGCCAGTCTGTCTCGCCGCTGTATCTGATAACTACCCTGCTGGCATGATGTGTGTCACAACGGGATGGGGAAGGACTCGTGCTTACC CTGCTGAGCGACCTAACAAACTTCAGCAAGCtcctcttcctctcctctccaACGTGAACTGCAGGAACTACTGGGGTAGCAGTGTCACCGATGTCATGATCTGCGCGGGGGCAGCTGGTGCCTCGTCTTGCATG GGTGACTCTGGCGGCCCACTTGTCTGTCAGAAGGACAACGTCTGGAACTTGGTTGGCATCGTTTCCTGGGGCAGTGGCTATTGCTCCACCAGCACTCCTGGTGTCTATGCCCGCGTGACGGAGCTGAGGGACTGGATCGATAGCACCATTGCTGACAACTAA
- the LOC140210266 gene encoding agouti-related protein-like, which translates to MVNAMLLYCCALQLILCFGAIRAELDSNTIRDVTTNADFTSLSRGKTLFSAAGPLTKPTLEKEHQMSEKMMLNPKLMFDAVEMDRSERSPRRCVRHLESCFGHALPCCDPCAICYCRFFNAICYCRKIGSDCDKGKN; encoded by the exons ATGGTTAATGCCATGCTGCTCTACTGCTGTGCTCTACAGCTCATTCTCTGCTTCGGTGCCATCAGAGCTGAACTGGATTCCAACACCATTAGAGATGTGACCACAAATGCCGACTTTACATCCCTGAGCAGGGGCAAGACCCTATTTTCTGCTGCAG GTCCACTGACTAAACCCACATTGGAAAAAGAACATCAAATGTCAGAAAAGATGATGCTCAATCCTAAG CTGATGTTCGATGCAGTCGAGATGGATAGATCAGAGCGTTCGCCCAGGAGATGCGTTCGACACCTAGAGTCCTGCTTTGGCCATGCTCTGCCTTGCTGTGATCCATGCGCCATTTGTTACTGCAGATTCTTTAATGCTATTTGTTACTGCAGGAAAATTGGTAGTGACTGTGACAAGGGCAAGAACTAG